In Microbacterium sp. AB, a single genomic region encodes these proteins:
- a CDS encoding hydantoinase/oxoprolinase family protein yields the protein MTRGGYRIGIDVGGTFTDFAVVDVTGGEAAVSFKVPSTSSDPARAVLSGLAHAVGDLVPADAVEAVVHGTTIGLNTIVQRAGAHVGLVVTRGFRDVMQLTQRLPEEYDLRQPHLPSLVAREDIVEIDARLDARGAVLARPDGHELDRVADELRTRGVTAVALSVLHGYADPAFEARLAEEIERRLPGVPVSAAALLWPQIREYERTALATINAYVAPLMRRYLGELRTGIRDLGVDAPLFVTTSAGGCIGVESAIDRPVETLLSGPASGVMAGALLSRATGADLISLDMGGTSTDISVISGGQPAFATRSEVGGIPLITPVVDVNAIGTGGGSIVWVDGQGLLRVGPRSAGADPGPIAFGRGGEELTLTDVYLLAGILSPASFEHRFGALRLERAREEAERIARVLGHEGDDPVAFTTAGALELSTALAASELRKMLARHGRTASQFAIAPFGGAGPVAGALLAEEVGSAEVIVPLNAGTFCALGAAWSDIRRELLRGVGRPLAESAETIAALAETLRRDGVDWATAQLGDADAARRVTCRTSFSARYRGQVYELHVAIPDDDLPLDAAELAERFHTEHAREFGYRDTASPVEAIAVRAVVIAAAPGEPSLAAHPADGRPGDRDRERRMLVGGAWRTVPVRGLADLEAGGVAGPAAFDLPDSTILVPDGWTAAPSDGAVRLRRTPAAVAAPGRALTGARA from the coding sequence ATGACCCGCGGCGGATACCGCATCGGGATCGACGTGGGCGGCACGTTCACCGACTTCGCCGTCGTCGACGTGACGGGAGGGGAGGCGGCCGTGTCGTTCAAGGTGCCCAGCACCTCGTCCGACCCTGCCCGGGCGGTGCTGTCCGGCCTCGCGCACGCCGTGGGGGACCTCGTCCCCGCGGACGCCGTCGAGGCCGTCGTGCACGGCACGACGATCGGCCTCAACACGATCGTGCAGCGCGCGGGGGCCCACGTCGGGCTCGTCGTGACGCGCGGCTTCCGCGACGTCATGCAGCTCACCCAGCGGCTGCCGGAGGAGTACGACCTGCGTCAGCCGCACCTTCCGTCCCTCGTGGCGCGGGAGGACATCGTCGAGATCGACGCGCGGCTCGACGCCCGCGGCGCCGTGCTCGCGCGCCCCGACGGGCACGAGCTCGACCGGGTGGCCGACGAGCTGCGCACGCGCGGCGTCACGGCGGTGGCGCTCTCCGTGCTGCACGGCTACGCCGACCCCGCGTTCGAGGCACGGCTGGCGGAGGAGATCGAGCGCCGTCTGCCCGGCGTGCCCGTCTCGGCGGCGGCCCTCCTGTGGCCGCAGATCCGCGAGTACGAGCGCACGGCGCTCGCGACGATCAACGCGTACGTCGCCCCGCTCATGCGCCGCTACCTGGGGGAGCTCCGCACGGGCATCCGCGATCTCGGCGTCGACGCGCCGCTCTTCGTCACGACGAGCGCCGGAGGCTGCATCGGCGTGGAGTCGGCGATCGACCGCCCCGTCGAGACGCTGCTGTCGGGCCCGGCGTCGGGCGTGATGGCGGGGGCGCTGCTCTCGCGGGCGACCGGGGCCGATCTCATCTCGCTCGACATGGGCGGCACCTCGACCGACATCTCCGTCATCTCCGGCGGGCAGCCGGCGTTCGCGACGCGGAGCGAGGTGGGAGGCATCCCCCTCATCACGCCCGTCGTCGACGTCAACGCGATCGGCACGGGCGGCGGGTCGATCGTCTGGGTCGACGGGCAGGGGCTGCTGCGCGTCGGCCCCCGCAGCGCGGGCGCGGATCCGGGTCCCATCGCGTTCGGCCGCGGCGGCGAGGAGCTCACCCTCACCGACGTCTACCTGCTCGCGGGAATCCTCTCGCCGGCGTCGTTCGAGCACCGCTTCGGCGCGTTGCGGCTGGAGCGTGCGCGCGAGGAGGCCGAGCGGATCGCCCGCGTGCTCGGCCACGAGGGCGACGACCCCGTGGCGTTCACGACGGCGGGGGCGCTCGAGCTGTCGACGGCGCTCGCGGCGAGCGAGCTGCGGAAGATGCTCGCACGGCACGGGCGCACGGCGTCGCAGTTCGCCATCGCGCCCTTCGGCGGCGCAGGGCCCGTCGCCGGAGCGCTGCTCGCCGAGGAGGTCGGCTCCGCCGAGGTGATCGTGCCGCTCAACGCCGGGACGTTCTGCGCGCTGGGGGCCGCGTGGTCCGACATCCGCCGCGAGCTGCTGCGCGGCGTGGGGCGGCCGCTCGCGGAGAGCGCGGAGACGATCGCCGCTCTCGCGGAGACCCTGCGACGCGACGGCGTGGACTGGGCGACGGCGCAGCTCGGAGACGCCGACGCCGCGCGCCGCGTGACCTGCCGCACGAGCTTCTCGGCGCGCTACCGCGGCCAGGTCTACGAGCTGCACGTCGCGATACCGGACGACGACCTCCCGCTCGACGCCGCCGAGCTCGCCGAGCGCTTCCACACGGAGCACGCGCGCGAGTTCGGCTACCGCGACACGGCGTCCCCCGTCGAGGCGATCGCCGTCCGGGCGGTCGTCATCGCCGCAGCCCCCGGAGAGCCCTCCCTCGCCGCGCATCCCGCAGACGGACGTCCGGGCGACCGGGATCGCGAGCGCCGGATGCTCGTCGGCGGCGCATGGCGCACGGTCCCCGTCCGCGGCCTCGCGGATCTGGAGGCCGGCGGCGTGGCGGGCCCGGCGGCGTTCGACCTGCCGGACTCGACGATCCTCGTGCCGGACGGATGGACGGCGGCGCCGTCGGACGGCGCCGTGCGCCTCCGCCGGACGCCGGCCGCGGTCGCCGCGCCCGGACGCGCCCTGACGGGGGCACGCGCATGA